GCGAGCGAGGGCGGGCGCGCGCACCGGCGCGAGTAACCGATCATCGCCGGGTCCGCGCAGCGGGCGTGCGACGGCGACCCGTTCCCCGGATCCGGGGTATATCCGCCGGCCTACCAGGTCGCGGCCGCCCCGAAACTTGTAAGCGGACGAACTCGTTCGAGCGTGTTCGATTCACCGAACACGGGCAGTGACCGCGACGTACCCTCGAGGGTCTACTTGGCTGTGGAGATGAACGATGCGGCGATCGTCGCCCAGGTTTTGGGCGGGGACGTCGAAGCGTACGCGCTCCTCGTGACGCGCTACCGCCCGCGGCTGTCGCGGTACGCGTTGCGCATGTTGGGCGACCGGGAGGACGCGCAGGAGGCGTTGCAGGACGCCTTCGTGCGGGCCTATCGGGCGCTGGGGCGATGCGGCGATCCCGAGCGGTTTGGGTCGTGGTTGTTCAGCATCCTCGTGAACCGGTGCCGGACGACCGGGGCGCGGGCGACCCGGCGGGCGCGGACGTTCGTTTCGGACGAGGCGGCCACGCACGTGGCAGTCGACACGCATCCGGCGGAACAGGCCGCGATGCGCGAAGAAATCGAACGGGCGCTCGCCCGGCTCGATGCGGACCAGCGGGAAGCTTTCCTGCTCAAGCACGTCGAAGGGCTGAGCTACG
The Gemmatimonadetes bacterium T265 genome window above contains:
- the rpoE_2 gene encoding RNA polymerase sigma factor, with the protein product MFDSPNTGSDRDVPSRVYLAVEMNDAAIVAQVLGGDVEAYALLVTRYRPRLSRYALRMLGDREDAQEALQDAFVRAYRALGRCGDPERFGSWLFSILVNRCRTTGARATRRARTFVSDEAATHVAVDTHPAEQAAMREEIERALARLDADQREAFLLKHVEGLSYEEMAELTGAGVSALKMRVKRACDRLRGLLQEAYSA